The Bacteroidota bacterium genomic sequence CACTGCCGAAAATCAGATCCTTATCATCACCGGCCCGAACATGAGCGGGAAATCTTCCTATCTCCGCCAGGTCGGCCTGATCGTTCTCCTCGCTCAGATTGGAAGCTTCGTTCCCGCCAAGAAAGCGGCGATCGGGCTGGTCGATAACATCTTTACCCGAGTCGGCGCGAGCGACAATATTGCTTCCGGCGAAAGCACATTCCTTGTGGAGATGCACGAAGCCGCGAACATCGTCAACCGGGCAACGTCGCGAAGCCTTATCCTTCTGGACGAAGTCGGACGGGGGACGAGCACGTTCGACGGCATCAGCATCGCCTGGGCGCTGACGGAATATCTGCACGAGCATATCGGCGCGCGGACGCTCTTCGCAACGCACTATCATGAGCTGAACGAATTGGCTGAATTATTTCCGCGCATCAAAAATTACAAGGTGGATGTGCGGGAATACGGCGACAAGGTCATCTTCCTTCATACCGTCACTCCGGGTACAGCAGACCACTCCTACGGAATCCAGGTAGCAAAAATGGCCGGCCTTCCCGAAGAATTGACCGAACGGGCGAAGAAAATCCTGGACAATCTGGAAGAAACCCAGCTCCGCCCTCATGGAACCGAGGAGAACGGCGAACAACCCGGCGAGAAGCCCCGGTCGCGAAGAGGAATTGCGTCGAAGAACAGCGGGGAGAAGCTCCAGCTGACGATGTTCGAGATGAAAGACGACGAACTGCGCGCCACCCTCAACAAACTGGAGATCGACTCCCTGACACCGCTTGAAGCGCTGAAGATCTTGGCGAAGCTGAAAGAGAATTCTGCGGGGTGATGAAGGTACGTGCGATGGAACAAAGTCGGGATTGCTGATCCGATTTTGCATATATTTCAAGGGAGTTCGGGTTTAGAAAAATTCAAAGGAACCGTATGACGCTGAAAGACATCCATCTTCTCATCGAATTCAATTACTGGGCAAAAGCGCGAATGCTCGGCGCGGTCGAATCGCTCCGCGAAGAGCTTCTGTACAACGACCTGAAGACGAGCTTCGGCTCGCTCCACGGCACGCTCGTTCACATCTGCGGGGCGGAGAATGTCTGGCTGCAGCGTTTCGTGAACGTGCCGAACCCGAAAATGCTGACGGCGGCGGACCTTCCGAAGCTCGGCGATCTGAAGACCAAATGGGGGGAAGTGGAAAAAGGGATGCTTGCGTACGTCGGCTCATTGACCGAGGAACGCCTGGCGGAGTCGCTGTCGTTTCTAAACTTCAAAGGTGAACCGGTCAACAATATCGTCTGGCAGTCGCTCCAACATCTCGTCAATCACGGCACATACCATCGCGGCCAGATCACCTCAATGATCCGCCAGCTCGGCGGCACTCCGGCGAATACCGACCTGATCGCTTTCTACCGTCAAAAAAAGTGACCCGAAGAGAAAAACAAAAAGCCCGTCCAGCATTGCTCGACGGGCTTTTTTGTCGATAACGACTACAACATTACGAGACGTCTGCCGGTTTTTCCTCTTCCTTCGTCGGCTCGTCCTTCTTCCGGTTCTTGTTCGCGTCGACGAACTTCAGCTGTTCGGTCTTCTTGTTGAACTTCACCTTGATCTTGCTTCCGTCGCCGAACTTCCCTTTCAGGATCTCTTCCGAAACGGGGTCCTCGACATATTTCTGCAGCGCGCGGCGGAGCGGACGGGCGCCGAATGCCGGGTCGAATCCCTTTTCGGCCAGGAACTCTTTCGCCGGCTTGTTGAGCTCGATCGTGATGTTCATGGAACTCATCCGTTTGAACAGGTCCTTGGTCGCGATGTCGATGATCTGCATGATGTGCGATTTTTCCAGCGAGTGGAAAACGATCGTGTCGTCGACGCGGTTGAGGAATTCCGGATTGAAGACGCGCTTCAGCGCTTCCTCGATCACGTTCTTCATCGCCTTGTATTTGTCCTGGACGGTATTGTCGCCGAACCCGAAACCGCCGCTCGCCTTGATGTCGCGGGCGCCGATGTTCGACGTCATGATCAGGATCGTGTTCTTGAAATCGACCCGCCGCCCGAGGCTGTCGGTCAAAATTCCGTCGTCGAGCACCTGGAGCAGAATGTTGAAGACATCCGGATGCGCTTTTTCGATCTCGTCGAGGAGGACGACGGCGTACGGTTTGCGGCGGACCTTTTCCGTCAACTGTCCCCCTTCTTCGTACCCGACATATCCCGGAGGGGCTCCGACGAGACGGGAAACGGAGAACTTCTCCATGTATTCGCTCATGTCGATGCGGATCAACGCATCCTCCGAATCGAACAGATACCGGGCAAGGGCTTTCGCCATTTCGGTCTTGCCGACGCCGGTCGGTCCGAGGAAGATGAACGAACCGATCGGACGACGCGGGTCTTTCAGCCCTGCACGCGTACGGCGGATCGCCTTCGTCAATTGTGTCAGCGCTTCATCCTGTCCGATGATCTGCGAGCGGAGAACGGTGTCCATTTTCAGTAGCTTCTCCGATTCCGATTCAGCGATCTTATTGACCGGGATGCCGGTCATCATCGCGACGACGTCGGAGACATTTTCTTCACTCACCTGGTAGACCGTGTCCTGCGCCTTCAATTCCCATTCGCGTTTGGCGATCTCAAGATCGCTCAGAAGTTTCTTCTCCAGATCGCGCAGCCGCGCGGCTTCTTCGAAGTTCTGATTCTTCACCACCTGGTTCTTCGACTGCTTGATCTTCTCGATCTCTTCTTCGAGGTGAAGGATCTCTTTCGGCACCACGATATTGGCGAGATGCACGCGCGCTCCGGCTTCGTCCATGACGTCGATCGCCTTGTCGGGAAGATTCCTGTCGGTGATATACCGGTCGCTCAGCTTGACCGCGGAGACGATCGCCTGTTCGGAATACCTGACGCCGTGATGCTCTTCGTATTTGTGCTTGATGTTTTTCAAGATCTGGATCGTTTCATCCACCGTCGTCGGGTCGACCATGATCTTCTGGAATCGTCGGTCAAGGGCGCCGTCCTTCTCGATGTACTGACGGTACTCATCCAGCGTCGTCGCGCCGATGCACTGCAGCTCTCCGCGGGACAAGGCCGGTTTGAACATGTTCGATGCGTCGAGCGAACCGGAAGCTCCTCCGGCGCCGACGATCGTGTGAAGTTCGTCGATGAACAGGATGACATCTTTCGCTTTCTCGAGTTCGTTCATCACCGCTTTCATCCGCTCTTCGAACTGGCCGCGGTATTTCGTCCCGGCGACGAGGGCCGCAAGGTCGAGGGTGACGACGCGTTTGTCGTGGAGGACGCGCGAAACTTTCTTCTGCACGATCCGGTTTGCAAGTCCTTCGGCGATGGCGGTTTTTCCGACGCCAGGTTCTCCGATGAGCACCGGATTGTTCTTTTTGCGGCGGCTCAAGACCTGCGCCACGCGCTCAATTTCCTTTTCTCGTCCGACCACCGGGTCGAGCTTCGACTCGACCGCCAGCTTTGTCAGGTCGCGTCCGAAATTGTCGAGTACCGGCGTCTTGGATTTATCCTGCTTCTTCTCGGAAGCCTGGTGCGCCTGCGGAGGCGCGGACGGCTTGCCGCTGATGATATTGTCGAGCTCGTTCCGCACAACGTCGTAGTGGACGTTGAACTGGTGCATGATCTGTGCGGCGATATTATCGTCGTCGCGCAGGAGCGACAGGAGGAGATGCTCCGTACCGATAACGTCCGATTTATACAGTTTCGCTTCGAGATACGTTATTTTCAGGACTTTCTCTGCCTGTTTCGTCAGCGGAATATTGCCGATGGTCAGCGTTCCGCCGGACGTCCGAACTGTATCTTCGATCGCTTTTTTCAGCTTATAAAGATCGCATCCGAGGTTGCGGAGAATTTTCACCGCAATTCCTTCTCCCTCTCTGATTATGCCGAGCAGTAAATGCTCCGTGCCGATATAATCATGCCCGAGACGCAGGGCTTCTTCGCGGCTTAATCGGATGACATCTTGAACGCGATTGGAAAAATTTCCTTCCATTTACTTTCCTTCAAAATTGTGGAATTCCCCCTTCACGACTATTAAACACGCGAGCGTGTGAAGAGGTTTCATAGGCAATCCCTGGAGTCAATATAAATAAAAATAGAGGGGGTGTCAAGAAACCGAGCCAATACCGAAAATTTATCCAATTTTGGCGAATTCAAGCAAATCTCGCCTTGACTTTCCGCGCCGTTTTGGATATATTTTATCCGAAGAAATTTTTTACTCCATTCCGCGATAGCTCAATGGTAGAGTCCCGCCTTACAACGGCGGGATTTCGAGCCTCACCTTCGGTGTCGGCTCTCAACATGCGGCCATCGCAGAGTTCATAAGAATAAAATTTCGCTCCATTCCGCGATAGCTCAATGGTAGAGTCCCGCCAAACAACGGCGGGATTTCGAGCCTCACCTTCGGTGTCGGCTCTCAACATGCGGCCATCGCAGAGTTCACAAGAATAAAAATTTCGCTCCATTCCGCGATAGCTCAATGGTAGAGTCCCGCCAAACAACGGCGGGATTTCGAGCCGCCCCCTTCGGTGACGGCTCTCAACGTGCGGCCATCGCAGAGTTCACAAGAATAAAAATTTCGCTCCATTCCGCGATAGCTCAATGGTAGAGCATGCGGCTGTTAACCGCAGGGTTGTAGGTTCGAGCCCTACTCGCGGAGCCAAGAGAACCAGGTGTGGGAACTGTCGTCACCTGGTTTTCTTTTTTAAACTCCTCCCATGTTTTTCGAATTGTACCATCCCCCCGTATTAGAATTTCAAGACCTCCCGATACTTCATCTCGCTTGAAATTTGAAACGATCCCACCGAAGATTAAGTGGTTTATCCGTCTTTTTTGTTCGGGTGTATAAGTCTGGTACAGCTCGACATACTCACTCAGCATCTGCTTCAATACCGCGGGATCTACCTTCCCTGTTTTCACTCTTTCCAACGCCTTTTCTTTCTGACGATTAGGTCCCTTAGCTCAAATCTCTGTTCTTCCAGGTCGCTGATTGCATTGGTAATTGTCTCTGATTCCTTCAGCTTCGCATTGGCACTTAATTGCTCCACCAGATTGGCAAGCCGCTTTGTAATCTGGTCATCATTTTTTCTTAGTTGTTGGATTTCCTTATTCAGTCCTTCATTTTCATCCTTTGAATTACCCTGCATTTGTCTCGTTACCGATTTAAGTAATTCCTCATCCTTAACCACTTGCCGCATCGTCTCTAAAATCGTTCTTTCAAGCTCATCTGCCGGAAGATCACGACTTGGGCAATGATCCTTTGTATGATGTGCTGCTTTAGAGCACTTATATTTGAGTATATTCAGACCATCTTTTCAAGAGGAGGCAGCAGCATGAACCAATCGATCAGCCCCGGAAGTATCGTCCGGGAGATTAAGCGACGGACCCGCAAGAAATACTCCAGCGAAGAAAAGATCAGAATTGTGTTGGAAGGCTTACGAGGAGAGGCAAGCATTGCCGATCTTTGCCGGAAAGAAGGCCTCAATCCGAATATTTATTACAAGTGGAGCAAAGAGTTTTTGGAGGCAGGTAAGAAACGTCTTCAGGGTGACACGGTGCGTGAAGCCACAAGCACCGAGGTTGGGGATCTGAAGAAGGAAAACGATCAACTCAAACAGCTGGTGGCAGAGCTGTCGTTGAAGAACCGTTGTTTTAAAAAAAGTTTGAGTGGTTTGGAGTCCGGCTCCGAGGAGCAATGAGATACAGCCAGGCGGAGAAGATGGAAATCATTCGGATGGTGGAAGACTCAGAGTTGTCAGCGAAGCAGACATTGGAGGAGCTGCAGGTTAATCGGAGCAGCTTCTATGAATGGTATCGGCGTTACCTGGAAGAAGAGTATGATGGCTTGGCGGTGAAGGCGCCTCATCCAAGACGGTTCTGGAACAGAACCCCGGATCAGGAGAAAGAACAGATCGTGGCCATAGCTTTGGAGCACCCGGAACACTCACCACGGCAGCTGGCATGCTTTATCACCGATACAGAGGGCTATTTTATATCAGAATCGAGCGTCTACCGGGTTTTGAAAGCCTACGATCTGGTGCCCAGTCCGAGTTACATCGTCATGGCAGCATCGGACAGCTTTCACCATCCGACTTCCAGGGTCCATGAACTGTGGCAGACGGACTTCACATACTTCCGTGCTGTCGGGTGGGGATGGTATTACCTGGCGAGCATCATTGATGACTACTCCCGGTGTATCATTGCCTGGAAGCTCTACACGACAATGGCCACAACAGACGTGAAGGACTTGTTGGATATTGCCGTGGAGAAAACCGGGATCCACCAGATCTCCGTCAAACACCGCCCAAGGCTTCTCTCGGACAACGGACCGGCGTATGTCTCACAAGAGCTCAAAGAATATCTCCAGACCAAAGGAATGACACCGACACAAGGTGCGCCGTATCATCCGATGACGCAGGGGAAGATCGAACGGTATCACCGATCAATGAAGAACGAGATCAACTTGCAGAAATAGTATCTCCCGTGGGAACTCAAACAGGAGATCGCTCGCTTCATCGGACACTACAACAACGAACGTTACCACGAGTCATTGGACAATGTCACGCCAGAGGATGTGTATTACGGCAGGCATCAGGAGATCGTCACACGAAGGCAACAACTTAAGCAGCAAACACTGAGGGCACGAAAACGGCATAATCTTTCACAACCAATCGCTCAAAGTATCTCTTAACAAAACGCGCTTTCTGACCAAAACGCTCTGACGACATACAATTCTCCCCGTTCCCCCGGTTAGGCTTGCTGCGAAAAGGTAACGTGAATCTATCGGAGAGTCAAGAATAGAAAGCCCGGCTGTAATATCGGCACTCTCTCGTGTTCCCAGCCGACCAATCTGCAGGCACTTTTGTGAAACCGGTAGCATAGACTCAAACGAATCGCGTGAGCATCTTCTGCATGGAATCCAAGATATGGCACCGAAGCAACAACATCCTGTGCATCTTTTATCGATTGAGTACTCATATCCTTTAACGCCGTCCGTCTTTTGCCTTCTTTCTTAATTGATTCCAACCTTGTATATTGTGTCAACTTTGTTGGGGGGGCATGCCGGTCGCTAACTTTTCTAGAAGTATACAACAAAGGTGTTGCAATGAAAATCCTCTCCTCCCTCCTCATCACTCTGTTGATGATTTCTTTTCAAAGCGAATCGGGCTCCGAAAAAGTTGTCATCGCCCGCGACGGAAAAAAAATGGTCCTTGTTCCTGGGGGTACCTTCCGAATGGGTTCCGCGCGGGGATACAGCGAAGAAGCTCCCGTCCATTCCGTGACAGTGTCAAGTTTCTACATGGACCTGCAACTGGTCACGAACCGTGAGTTCAAAGCATACTGCGACTCGACGAAAACAGAATATCCCGAAAACCCCCGCTGGGAAGAAATGCCGGACTATTTTCTCGATTACCCGGAATATCCCGTTGTAAACGTCAGCCTCGATCAAGCAAAAGCATACGCTTCGTGGGCCGGAAAGCGAATCCCGACAGAAACAGAATGGGAATACGCCGCGTGCGGAGGATTGGACCAGCCGCTCTATCCGTGGGGCAATGCGGTACCCGATGCCTCCAGGGCGAAATTTGCCGACCGCAATTCGAATTTTGAATGGCGTAATTTCCGCATCGCTACGCCGTGGAAATATACTGCCCCGGTGGGTTCATTCCCGCCCAACGGGTACGGTTTGTATGACATGGCCGGCAATGTTTATCAATGGACGACCGATTGGTTTTTCCGTTATGACGATACTGTGCGCGACACGGTACAATTCGAAGACGGCTGGGGAGGAAGCAAAGTTGTTCGCGGCGGATGTTATTATTCTGATGCCTTCGATCTTCGCGTTTCGCGACGCCGGCTTCAACCTTCGGGCACTCGATTTTTTTCAATCGGTTTCCGCTGCGTGAAAGACGTTGAAACCGACAGTGCAGCGACAGCGAAAACCTTTCCAGCAGAAAAGAAAAAACAAAACACTGCGCCGGATGCCTGGAAGCAAAAATTGGATACTCCTCGGGTACTAACGCCGGCCGGTTTGCGCCTTTGCCTCGGCGAATCCGACGAAATATCACCGGAAGATGCCCGGCGTTTTAAGAATGCGGGCTTCTCGAGCGTAGAATTCTATCTGACCTGGGAGTCGGTGGAAAAGAAGGGAGAGAATCAATGGGATTTTTCGGCATGGGACAAACAAGTAGAGATTGTGAAAAAAGCCGGATTACAATGGACCGCATTCATCATCGCCGGTCCGGCGTACTCACTTCCGGACTGGTACAGAAACAGCAAAAACTTTGTCGGAATGCGCTGTCTTGAACACAATATTGAGAGCAAGGTAAGCACCATTTGGGATACGAGTTTTTACCGTTACGTCGACCGCTTCCTTGCGCGGGTTGCCGAGCAGTATGGAAATTCAGGAACACTCGAAGGAGTTCTTCTTGGCATCAGCGGAGATTTCGGCGAAGCAATTTATCCTGTCTGGCACGGAGATTGGCCTCTCAGGATAGCCGGGCTCTATCATTCACACGCGGGGTATTGGTGCAATGATCAATATGCCAGGGCCGATTTCATTACAC encodes the following:
- a CDS encoding SUMF1/EgtB/PvdO family nonheme iron enzyme → MKILSSLLITLLMISFQSESGSEKVVIARDGKKMVLVPGGTFRMGSARGYSEEAPVHSVTVSSFYMDLQLVTNREFKAYCDSTKTEYPENPRWEEMPDYFLDYPEYPVVNVSLDQAKAYASWAGKRIPTETEWEYAACGGLDQPLYPWGNAVPDASRAKFADRNSNFEWRNFRIATPWKYTAPVGSFPPNGYGLYDMAGNVYQWTTDWFFRYDDTVRDTVQFEDGWGGSKVVRGGCYYSDAFDLRVSRRRLQPSGTRFFSIGFRCVKDVETDSAATAKTFPAEKKKQNTAPDAWKQKLDTPRVLTPAGLRLCLGESDEISPEDARRFKNAGFSSVEFYLTWESVEKKGENQWDFSAWDKQVEIVKKAGLQWTAFIIAGPAYSLPDWYRNSKNFVGMRCLEHNIESKVSTIWDTSFYRYVDRFLARVAEQYGNSGTLEGVLLGISGDFGEAIYPVWHGDWPLRIAGLYHSHAGYWCNDQYARADFITHMRRKFNNDLAALNGSWGTSFQSFASVTMPPVHTDPVEGFRIDELTYKGDVTLKTLQDRKRWVDFIDWYRASMTHHADVWMQLGRKYFPEIPVYLCTGGDANSSQGSNFADQCKVAAKYHGGIRITNEATDYGLNFTLTNWVTTASHLYGNQFGFEPAGGILDLGVVSRIYNAATAGVDEFMTYAGNINDREDKMDLFLKYVSLIKTEAPNKEGALLYPDLDLVMGNIEFMQNLVPFVSMLRDYSDILFADDRLIGDNILQRAKWMMVYDAHWFRKQSLEKVLSWVENGGLLIASNTDSLCSLEDGENYFPRLFNPNSGEKKVGNGATLYIRHKLTRVTKVAPVREIKPGEEPQEGSCEQYQILLFDPMTRFLNDHGIAIPDGKIDRVFTAIVGPKMFILNHTRERVVRNITVSRKNIRQVSLDGNSITEIDK
- a CDS encoding ATP-dependent Clp protease ATP-binding subunit, whose protein sequence is MEGNFSNRVQDVIRLSREEALRLGHDYIGTEHLLLGIIREGEGIAVKILRNLGCDLYKLKKAIEDTVRTSGGTLTIGNIPLTKQAEKVLKITYLEAKLYKSDVIGTEHLLLSLLRDDDNIAAQIMHQFNVHYDVVRNELDNIISGKPSAPPQAHQASEKKQDKSKTPVLDNFGRDLTKLAVESKLDPVVGREKEIERVAQVLSRRKKNNPVLIGEPGVGKTAIAEGLANRIVQKKVSRVLHDKRVVTLDLAALVAGTKYRGQFEERMKAVMNELEKAKDVILFIDELHTIVGAGGASGSLDASNMFKPALSRGELQCIGATTLDEYRQYIEKDGALDRRFQKIMVDPTTVDETIQILKNIKHKYEEHHGVRYSEQAIVSAVKLSDRYITDRNLPDKAIDVMDEAGARVHLANIVVPKEILHLEEEIEKIKQSKNQVVKNQNFEEAARLRDLEKKLLSDLEIAKREWELKAQDTVYQVSEENVSDVVAMMTGIPVNKIAESESEKLLKMDTVLRSQIIGQDEALTQLTKAIRRTRAGLKDPRRPIGSFIFLGPTGVGKTEMAKALARYLFDSEDALIRIDMSEYMEKFSVSRLVGAPPGYVGYEEGGQLTEKVRRKPYAVVLLDEIEKAHPDVFNILLQVLDDGILTDSLGRRVDFKNTILIMTSNIGARDIKASGGFGFGDNTVQDKYKAMKNVIEEALKRVFNPEFLNRVDDTIVFHSLEKSHIMQIIDIATKDLFKRMSSMNITIELNKPAKEFLAEKGFDPAFGARPLRRALQKYVEDPVSEEILKGKFGDGSKIKVKFNKKTEQLKFVDANKNRKKDEPTKEEEKPADVS
- a CDS encoding DinB family protein; this translates as MTLKDIHLLIEFNYWAKARMLGAVESLREELLYNDLKTSFGSLHGTLVHICGAENVWLQRFVNVPNPKMLTAADLPKLGDLKTKWGEVEKGMLAYVGSLTEERLAESLSFLNFKGEPVNNIVWQSLQHLVNHGTYHRGQITSMIRQLGGTPANTDLIAFYRQKK